The following are from one region of the Aquirufa lenticrescens genome:
- a CDS encoding septal ring lytic transglycosylase RlpA family protein, with the protein MKNYKLTLLIAFLFALQLSSEASSLDSLGLKKENNKTFLLFKVGPKQSLFSILKRYNLSLSEFKSANADVQIPVKTGEIVYIPLHYLEESNPAPKVMEEKVAEKAPESLKEAEIHIVAPKQGLLSVANMHKVTMAELRKWNNLTSDRLQEGQRLIVSDPTGSTSSIAVDKSNLLPAKTAAPAAPAPTENVVAPVKEKGPEDIKKKIETGIAELIDVPDNSGKFLALHRTAPIGTLVLVKNLTNNQSIWVKVIGRLPNGDNKVIIKLSPKAFEKLNAVDKRVRAEISYLLQ; encoded by the coding sequence ATGAAAAATTATAAACTAACCTTACTAATTGCCTTTTTATTCGCTTTGCAGCTTTCTTCTGAGGCGAGCTCCCTTGATTCTTTGGGATTAAAAAAGGAAAACAACAAGACCTTTTTATTGTTCAAAGTAGGGCCTAAACAATCCCTTTTTTCGATTCTAAAGCGCTATAATTTATCATTAAGCGAATTCAAATCGGCTAATGCCGATGTTCAAATCCCGGTAAAAACAGGTGAAATCGTTTATATCCCTTTGCATTATTTAGAGGAAAGTAATCCTGCCCCTAAAGTGATGGAGGAAAAAGTAGCAGAAAAAGCACCAGAATCACTCAAAGAAGCAGAAATCCACATCGTAGCTCCGAAGCAAGGTTTGCTATCGGTAGCGAACATGCACAAAGTGACGATGGCGGAATTGCGCAAATGGAACAATTTAACATCAGATCGCTTGCAAGAGGGACAACGATTGATTGTTTCAGATCCCACTGGCTCGACTTCCTCCATTGCAGTAGATAAAAGCAATTTATTACCTGCTAAAACGGCAGCACCCGCAGCGCCAGCCCCTACTGAAAACGTTGTCGCTCCCGTGAAAGAAAAAGGCCCTGAAGACATCAAAAAGAAGATTGAAACAGGTATCGCGGAACTAATTGACGTACCTGACAATTCTGGAAAATTCTTAGCCTTGCACCGCACGGCCCCTATCGGAACGTTGGTTTTAGTTAAGAATCTAACCAATAACCAAAGTATTTGGGTGAAGGTAATCGGACGTTTACCTAATGGTGATAACAAAGTAATCATCAAACTTTCTCCGAAAGCATTTGAGAAATTAAATGCAGTTGATAAGCGCGTCAGAGCTGAAATCTCTTATTTATTACAGTAA
- the kdsB gene encoding 3-deoxy-manno-octulosonate cytidylyltransferase: MMHGKKVIAIIPARFASTRFPGKPLVNLGGKPMIQRTYERVKAVEGFDRIVIATDDQRIFDASVAFGAEVMMTAETHLTGTDRCAEVLSRLGETVDYVVNIQGDEPFIEPEQLKEVAAGFSSGAPILTLIKKITDTETLFNTNTPKVIRDEEGHALYFSRQTIPYLRGVEPSDWLNKHTYFKHIGLYAYRADILPGLSALKPTSLEQAESLEQLRWIQNGIRIKAIETQFETIGIDSPEDLEKIQKMGLI; the protein is encoded by the coding sequence ATGATGCACGGCAAAAAGGTGATCGCGATTATTCCGGCTCGATTCGCATCCACTCGTTTTCCTGGAAAACCCCTTGTTAATCTGGGTGGCAAACCGATGATTCAACGGACTTACGAACGAGTAAAAGCGGTAGAAGGCTTTGATCGAATTGTCATTGCGACGGATGATCAACGTATTTTTGATGCGAGTGTAGCTTTTGGTGCAGAAGTGATGATGACAGCTGAAACGCATTTAACGGGCACAGATCGTTGTGCCGAAGTGCTGAGTCGTTTAGGTGAAACGGTCGATTATGTGGTGAATATTCAAGGAGACGAGCCTTTTATCGAGCCAGAGCAATTAAAGGAAGTGGCTGCAGGATTTTCGTCAGGCGCACCCATTTTGACCCTCATTAAAAAAATAACAGACACTGAAACACTGTTTAATACCAATACTCCTAAAGTGATTCGCGACGAAGAAGGCCACGCACTATATTTTTCGCGCCAAACCATTCCCTATTTAAGAGGGGTGGAGCCATCGGATTGGTTAAACAAACATACTTATTTCAAACACATTGGTTTGTACGCTTATCGGGCCGATATTTTGCCTGGTTTAAGTGCCTTAAAACCTACATCTTTAGAGCAGGCTGAATCCCTAGAGCAGTTGCGCTGGATCCAAAATGGTATTCGAATTAAGGCCATCGAAACGCAATTTGAAACGATAGGAATTGATTCCCCGGAAGATCTCGAAAAAATTCAAAAAATGGGCCTCATTTAG
- the metH gene encoding methionine synthase has product MQRPHIKDVLREKILILDGAMGSLIQQYNLTDADYRGERFKNFPHEVKGNNDLLSITRPDVIKEIHAKYFTAGADIAETNTFSGTSIAMADYHMEDLVYELNFESAKIAREVADEFTAKDPSKPRYVAGSIGPTNRTLSLSPDVNDPGYRAVTFDELVEAYTEQIRGLADGGADLLLVETIFDTLNAKAALFAIDQYFKQNPSKPYLPVMVSGTITDASGRTLSGQTTEAFLTSVSHMPLLSVGLNCALGADLMRPYVKTLNDKSPFLVSAHPNAGLPNEMGEYDQSPAEMAVIIDDFLANGFLNIIGGCCGTTPAHIQAIAEVAAKHKPHVIPEENVNQKLSGLEPLEITELTNFVNVGERCNVTGSKKFARLIREEKFEEAIAVAREQVDGGAQILDINMDEGMIDGVKMMPQFLNLLMAEPDIARLPIMIDSSKWEVIEAGLKCVQGKSVVNSISLKEGEEKFIESANKVKMYGASVVVMAFDETGQADSYERRIEICQRAYDILVDKVGFPAQDIIFDPNILTVATGIEEHNNYAVDFIKATKWIKENLPHAKVSGGVSNISFSFRGNELVREAMHTVFLYHAIKAGMDMGIVNASQLGVYDDIDKTLRDLCEDVLLNRNPESTEKLVAYAETVKSAGKELVVDDAWRKEPVNKRLEHALIKGLTEFIDEDVEEARQLVERPIQVIEGPLMDGMNVVGDLFGEGKMFLPQVVKSARVMKKAVAYLLPYIEAEKQGGESSSAGKILMATVKGDVHDIGKNIVGVVLACNNYEVIDIGVMVPCDKILAAAKEHNVDIIGLSGLITPSLDEMVYVAKEMERLGFKVPLLIGGATTSRIHTAVKIDPHYSGPVIHVLDASRSVPVAGRLLQSELTSQEIFNEIKTEYAELRTAHAARQQEKNYLSIDQARAKSSGIDWTGFKSKQPSFLGVKYFEDYSLEEIAKYIDWTPFFSTWQLSGKYPRIFDNEVVGKEAKKLFDDAQALLKEIIANKSLQAKAALGFFPANSLGDDIILHDYVEKALEVACEKHGSHKQVSYEIQHKDESSDKSQWLHHLRQQGQKASTLPNRCLSDFIAPLNSGETDYIGAFAVTTGLGIEALLDKYEKEHDDYNSIMVKALADRLAEAFAELLHERVRKEYWGYAAEETLSNEDLISEKYDGIRPAPGYPACPDHTEKKRLFELLDAEKQIGIQLTESYAMYPASAVSGFYFSHPESTYFGLGKIAKDQVTDYAKRKGMSLDDVERWLSPVLNYD; this is encoded by the coding sequence ATGCAAAGACCACACATCAAAGACGTATTGCGCGAAAAGATTTTAATTCTAGACGGCGCAATGGGTTCTTTAATTCAACAATACAATTTAACGGACGCGGATTACCGCGGCGAGCGCTTCAAGAATTTTCCTCACGAAGTGAAAGGAAACAATGATTTGTTGTCCATCACGCGTCCGGATGTGATTAAAGAAATTCACGCGAAATACTTCACAGCAGGTGCGGATATCGCGGAAACGAATACCTTCTCTGGAACTTCCATTGCGATGGCGGATTACCACATGGAGGATTTGGTCTATGAATTAAACTTCGAGTCGGCGAAAATTGCGCGTGAAGTAGCCGATGAATTTACGGCCAAAGATCCTTCGAAGCCACGTTATGTCGCTGGATCCATTGGACCGACAAACCGTACACTTTCGCTTTCTCCAGATGTAAATGATCCGGGTTACAGGGCAGTCACTTTTGATGAATTAGTGGAAGCCTACACGGAACAAATTCGTGGTTTGGCGGATGGAGGGGCTGATTTACTATTAGTAGAAACGATTTTCGATACTTTGAATGCAAAGGCAGCCTTGTTTGCCATCGATCAATATTTTAAGCAAAATCCATCCAAGCCTTATTTGCCGGTGATGGTCTCTGGAACGATTACGGATGCCTCAGGGCGTACCTTATCAGGCCAAACAACGGAAGCCTTCTTGACTTCGGTATCCCACATGCCTTTGCTTTCAGTCGGGTTAAACTGCGCTTTAGGTGCGGATTTAATGCGTCCTTATGTGAAGACTTTGAACGATAAATCTCCTTTCTTAGTTTCTGCTCACCCGAATGCGGGCTTGCCGAACGAAATGGGTGAATACGATCAATCTCCCGCAGAAATGGCGGTTATCATTGATGATTTCTTAGCAAACGGATTCTTGAACATCATTGGAGGGTGTTGCGGAACCACTCCAGCGCACATTCAAGCGATTGCGGAAGTAGCTGCGAAACACAAACCGCACGTGATTCCAGAAGAAAATGTCAATCAAAAACTATCGGGTCTTGAGCCTTTAGAGATTACGGAATTAACGAATTTCGTGAACGTAGGGGAGCGTTGCAATGTGACTGGTTCTAAGAAATTCGCACGATTAATTCGCGAAGAGAAATTCGAAGAAGCGATTGCGGTAGCTCGTGAGCAGGTGGATGGTGGTGCGCAGATTTTGGACATCAATATGGATGAGGGGATGATTGATGGCGTGAAAATGATGCCTCAATTTCTGAATTTATTGATGGCAGAGCCTGATATTGCACGTTTGCCGATTATGATTGACTCCTCGAAATGGGAGGTGATTGAAGCCGGTTTAAAATGTGTGCAAGGTAAATCGGTGGTTAACTCGATCTCCTTGAAAGAAGGGGAGGAGAAATTCATCGAATCTGCGAACAAAGTGAAAATGTACGGGGCCTCAGTCGTTGTGATGGCCTTTGATGAAACGGGTCAAGCGGACTCATACGAGCGTCGGATTGAGATTTGCCAGCGTGCCTACGATATTTTAGTCGATAAAGTTGGTTTCCCGGCTCAGGATATCATTTTTGATCCTAATATTTTAACAGTTGCAACCGGAATTGAAGAGCATAATAATTATGCGGTTGATTTCATCAAGGCAACAAAATGGATTAAAGAAAACTTGCCACACGCGAAAGTGTCGGGTGGGGTTTCGAATATCTCGTTCTCTTTCCGCGGAAACGAATTAGTACGTGAGGCAATGCATACCGTGTTCTTGTATCACGCTATTAAGGCGGGTATGGATATGGGAATCGTAAACGCCAGTCAATTAGGTGTTTATGATGATATTGATAAAACGTTACGTGATTTGTGCGAGGATGTTTTATTGAATCGCAATCCAGAATCAACAGAGAAATTAGTGGCTTATGCCGAAACAGTTAAATCTGCTGGTAAAGAATTAGTGGTCGATGATGCTTGGAGAAAAGAACCAGTAAACAAGCGTTTAGAACACGCTTTGATTAAAGGTTTAACGGAATTCATCGATGAAGATGTGGAAGAAGCGCGTCAATTAGTGGAGCGTCCGATTCAGGTAATTGAAGGTCCGCTGATGGATGGTATGAATGTGGTGGGGGACTTGTTCGGTGAAGGAAAAATGTTCTTGCCACAGGTTGTGAAGTCAGCGCGTGTGATGAAGAAAGCAGTGGCCTATTTATTGCCTTATATTGAAGCAGAGAAGCAAGGAGGGGAGAGTTCGTCGGCTGGAAAGATCTTGATGGCGACGGTGAAAGGCGATGTGCACGATATTGGAAAGAATATTGTGGGTGTGGTTTTGGCTTGTAATAATTACGAGGTGATCGACATTGGTGTGATGGTTCCATGCGATAAGATCCTTGCTGCGGCGAAGGAGCATAATGTAGATATTATTGGTTTATCCGGTTTGATTACGCCGTCACTTGATGAAATGGTGTATGTGGCCAAAGAAATGGAACGCCTTGGTTTCAAAGTGCCTTTATTGATTGGTGGAGCTACAACGTCTCGTATTCACACGGCGGTTAAAATAGATCCTCACTACTCAGGACCGGTGATTCACGTATTAGATGCGTCCCGTTCCGTGCCAGTGGCAGGTCGTTTATTACAAAGTGAATTGACCTCTCAAGAAATCTTTAACGAGATTAAAACGGAATATGCTGAGTTGAGAACGGCTCACGCCGCTCGTCAGCAGGAGAAGAATTACTTATCCATCGATCAGGCTCGTGCAAAATCGAGTGGTATTGATTGGACTGGGTTTAAGTCAAAACAACCGTCTTTCTTAGGCGTGAAGTATTTCGAGGATTATTCCTTAGAAGAAATTGCGAAATACATTGACTGGACTCCGTTCTTCTCGACTTGGCAATTGTCCGGAAAATACCCGCGTATTTTCGATAACGAGGTAGTAGGAAAAGAAGCGAAGAAATTATTCGATGATGCGCAGGCTTTATTGAAAGAAATTATTGCGAATAAATCGCTTCAGGCGAAGGCGGCCTTAGGATTCTTCCCAGCAAACTCGCTAGGAGATGATATTATCTTACACGATTACGTGGAGAAGGCGTTAGAGGTTGCTTGCGAGAAGCACGGTTCGCACAAACAGGTTTCCTACGAGATTCAACACAAAGACGAATCTTCTGACAAGAGCCAGTGGTTGCACCATTTGCGTCAGCAAGGCCAAAAAGCAAGTACTCTTCCTAATCGTTGTTTAAGCGACTTTATTGCTCCATTAAACTCAGGGGAGACAGATTATATCGGTGCCTTTGCGGTGACAACGGGTCTGGGAATTGAAGCGCTGTTAGATAAATACGAAAAAGAGCACGATGACTATAATTCGATTATGGTCAAGGCTTTAGCGGATCGTTTAGCGGAAGCTTTCGCCGAATTATTGCATGAACGTGTGCGCAAGGAGTACTGGGGATATGCGGCTGAGGAGACTCTTAGCAACGAAGACTTGATTTCTGAGAAATACGACGGTATTCGTCCGGCACCGGGTTATCCGGCTTGTCCAGATCACACGGAGAAGAAGCGTTTATTTGAATTATTGGATGCGGAGAAGCAGATCGGGATTCAATTAACGGAAAGTTATGCGATGTATCCGGCTTCTGCAGTATCTGGATTCTATTTCTCTCATCCGGAGAGTACGTATTTTGGTTTGGGTAAGATTGCCAAAGACCAAGTGACTGATTATGCGAAGCGCAAAGGAATGTCCCTAGACGACGTAGAAAGATGGTTAAGCCCCGTATTGAATTATGACTAA
- the metF gene encoding methylenetetrahydrofolate reductase [NAD(P)H] gives MTKITKYFEEAAGKTLFSIEIIPPMKGQHLGELMSHIEPLMEFKPPFIEVTYHREEYVEKMIDGVSKRIPIRKRPGTLGICASIMQRFQIEAVPHVICGGFTKEETEDFLIDLHYLGIENALLLRGDQEKGEAHFIPKPGGHAYANELVEQVAAMNQGILLHEETESLPTNFCIGVAGYPEKHIDAVSFDQDLRYLKQKVDAGADYIVTQMFFDNAKYFDFVKKCREMGINVPIIPGLKPLATERQLDILPEIFHLEIPTEFVSEARKCANNVAIKQLGIEWAVQQGKELIQAGVPALHFYTMSKSDSVRAIAEKLF, from the coding sequence ATGACTAAGATTACTAAATACTTTGAGGAAGCGGCGGGAAAAACACTTTTCTCGATCGAGATTATTCCACCGATGAAAGGCCAACATTTGGGCGAATTAATGTCGCACATTGAGCCTTTGATGGAGTTCAAGCCACCGTTTATCGAGGTGACGTATCACCGCGAGGAATATGTAGAGAAAATGATTGATGGAGTATCGAAACGTATTCCTATTCGCAAGCGTCCTGGAACCTTAGGTATCTGTGCGTCTATCATGCAGCGTTTTCAAATCGAAGCAGTTCCTCATGTAATTTGTGGCGGATTTACCAAAGAAGAAACGGAAGATTTCCTCATCGATTTGCACTATTTAGGTATTGAGAATGCCCTTTTATTACGAGGTGATCAAGAAAAAGGCGAAGCTCATTTCATTCCTAAACCAGGCGGTCACGCCTATGCGAATGAATTAGTGGAGCAAGTGGCGGCCATGAATCAGGGTATTTTATTGCACGAAGAAACAGAATCTCTTCCTACGAATTTCTGTATTGGCGTTGCTGGTTATCCGGAGAAACACATTGATGCCGTTTCCTTTGATCAGGATTTACGTTATTTGAAGCAAAAGGTGGATGCTGGGGCAGATTACATCGTGACGCAGATGTTTTTTGATAATGCAAAGTATTTTGATTTCGTCAAGAAATGCCGCGAAATGGGCATCAACGTACCCATCATTCCAGGTTTGAAGCCTTTAGCAACAGAACGTCAATTAGACATATTGCCGGAGATTTTCCATTTAGAGATTCCTACTGAATTTGTTTCTGAAGCACGAAAATGTGCCAATAATGTAGCTATTAAGCAATTAGGCATTGAATGGGCGGTGCAACAAGGGAAAGAGTTGATCCAAGCTGGTGTGCCTGCTTTGCATTTCTATACGATGAGTAAATCCGATAGCGTGCGTGCTATTGCAGAAAAATTATTCTAA
- a CDS encoding CoA-binding protein, with protein MKVLVYGASTNPSRYAYIATELLLQHGHEVSLVGIKKGEVLGLTIQQNQPLLEEIDTVTLYVGPANQDGLIDYLESINPRRVIFNPGTENPELERALEKVGIQTEEACTLVLLHTGQF; from the coding sequence ATGAAAGTCTTAGTTTATGGTGCGAGTACAAACCCAAGTCGATATGCCTATATCGCTACGGAATTGCTTTTGCAGCATGGACACGAGGTCTCTTTAGTAGGAATTAAAAAGGGGGAGGTTTTGGGCTTAACCATTCAGCAGAATCAACCTTTGCTGGAAGAAATCGATACGGTTACACTTTATGTGGGTCCTGCGAATCAAGACGGATTAATTGATTATTTAGAATCAATTAACCCTAGAAGGGTAATTTTTAATCCAGGCACAGAAAATCCTGAGCTAGAAAGGGCATTAGAAAAAGTGGGAATTCAAACAGAAGAGGCCTGCACGCTAGTTTTATTGCATACAGGCCAGTTTTAA
- the purS gene encoding phosphoribosylformylglycinamidine synthase subunit PurS, producing MKFLAEINVMPQKEILDPQGKAVLIGLQNLGINQVAGVRIGKHITLTVDAASEAEANEVVTNACKKLLANLIMEEFEFTLTAQ from the coding sequence ATGAAATTCTTAGCTGAAATCAACGTAATGCCTCAAAAAGAAATCCTTGATCCTCAGGGAAAAGCGGTACTTATTGGCTTACAAAACTTAGGTATTAACCAAGTGGCAGGCGTTCGTATCGGCAAGCACATCACATTAACGGTGGATGCAGCTTCTGAAGCTGAAGCAAATGAGGTGGTAACTAACGCTTGCAAGAAATTGCTAGCGAACTTGATTATGGAAGAATTTGAGTTTACGTTAACAGCTCAATAA
- the pssA gene encoding CDP-diacylglycerol--serine O-phosphatidyltransferase, with amino-acid sequence MKKEIPNLLTLGNLLAGCIGLWFVMQGDLVSASYCMFISLVCDFFDGFLARALQAYSDLGKELDSLADMVSFGVLPAFILFSLVEKSCGTQCTVGLFGFYKPFLVFALVLMSAYRLAKFNIDTRQSDQFIGVPTPANGLLIASLPLIIHFQPEYSAYILHFKGLLIYAVVMSYLLVCELPLLAFKFKTWDWKSNQVKFIFLIFCIAALVMLKFAAIPVLVIAYILLSGLIFLLNPNK; translated from the coding sequence ATGAAAAAAGAAATCCCTAACTTATTAACTCTAGGTAATTTATTAGCGGGTTGCATTGGACTTTGGTTCGTGATGCAAGGCGATTTAGTGAGCGCCTCCTATTGTATGTTCATTTCCCTTGTCTGCGACTTCTTCGATGGATTTTTAGCGCGCGCCTTACAAGCTTATTCTGATCTAGGTAAAGAGTTGGATTCTTTGGCGGACATGGTCTCTTTTGGGGTTTTACCTGCCTTTATTCTATTTTCTTTAGTAGAGAAAAGCTGCGGAACGCAATGCACGGTAGGTCTATTTGGATTCTACAAACCATTCCTGGTGTTTGCTTTGGTTTTGATGTCTGCCTATCGTTTGGCTAAATTCAATATTGATACGCGCCAAAGTGATCAGTTTATCGGTGTTCCTACCCCGGCAAATGGTTTATTAATTGCTTCCTTACCACTAATTATTCATTTTCAGCCGGAATACAGCGCCTATATTCTACACTTCAAAGGCCTGTTAATTTATGCGGTGGTGATGAGTTATCTTTTGGTCTGTGAATTGCCTTTACTCGCTTTTAAATTCAAGACCTGGGATTGGAAAAGCAATCAAGTAAAATTCATTTTCCTTATTTTTTGCATTGCTGCCCTTGTTATGCTTAAATTTGCAGCAATTCCGGTTTTAGTGATCGCATACATCCTTCTTTCCGGCCTTATTTTCCTTTTAAATCCAAACAAATAA
- a CDS encoding MBL fold metallo-hydrolase produces the protein MIFHQAFTLNPFQENTYIIWDSQGIGIIVDPGCYTYEERQTLKAFIEEKNITLTHILNTHAHIDHVLGVEYFRQEFKIPFYLHPKDEPLLRDAANRAQVYGFPHYQPSEVDVWYEENQVLNIGEMEIKILFVPGHAPGHVALYFEKEGLLFDGDVLFRRSVGRTDFPLCNHAHLVHSIQTQLYTLPDSTIVYPGHGGSTTIGEEKVSNPYVKA, from the coding sequence ATGATCTTTCACCAAGCCTTCACGTTAAATCCGTTTCAAGAAAACACCTATATCATTTGGGATTCCCAAGGAATAGGCATTATCGTAGATCCAGGCTGTTATACCTACGAAGAGCGTCAAACATTAAAAGCCTTCATCGAGGAGAAAAACATCACCTTAACCCACATCTTAAATACCCATGCACATATCGATCACGTGCTAGGTGTAGAATATTTTCGACAAGAATTCAAGATTCCTTTTTACCTACACCCAAAAGATGAGCCACTTTTAAGAGATGCGGCGAATCGGGCACAAGTGTATGGTTTCCCGCACTACCAACCCTCTGAAGTCGATGTTTGGTACGAGGAAAACCAAGTATTAAACATTGGTGAAATGGAAATCAAAATCTTGTTTGTACCTGGGCACGCTCCAGGCCATGTGGCTTTGTATTTTGAAAAAGAGGGTCTTTTGTTTGATGGGGATGTGTTGTTTAGACGCAGTGTAGGCAGAACGGACTTCCCTTTGTGTAATCACGCTCATTTAGTACATAGTATTCAAACGCAATTATATACTTTACCTGATTCGACGATTGTGTATCCTGGACATGGAGGAAGCACTACCATCGGAGAGGAGAAAGTATCCAATCCATACGTAAAAGCATGA
- a CDS encoding SAM-dependent methyltransferase has product MKIFLIPCPIAENTSSEVLSPQILAALQQTTHFLVENVRTARRFISELKLGIQIDSLVFEVLDKDTQPKTVTDFYKKHSSVEYIGVISEAGCPGVADPGALAVSIAQQQNIEVIPLVGPSSILLGLMGSGFSGQSFAFIGYLPIDKAARIRKIEQLDRDVDKWGQTQIFIETPYRNNSLLQDLIAQCAPDSFICIACDITAPTGFVQTKKASDWAKAQPDLHKKPCIFLLGK; this is encoded by the coding sequence ATGAAAATTTTTCTCATTCCCTGCCCGATTGCTGAAAATACTTCCTCCGAAGTCCTAAGCCCTCAAATCTTAGCGGCTCTTCAGCAGACGACGCATTTTTTAGTCGAAAATGTACGCACGGCGAGGCGATTCATTAGTGAATTGAAACTGGGGATTCAGATAGATAGTTTGGTTTTTGAGGTATTAGACAAAGATACCCAACCCAAAACAGTCACTGATTTCTACAAAAAACATAGTTCAGTCGAATACATCGGTGTTATTTCAGAAGCAGGTTGCCCTGGGGTGGCGGATCCGGGTGCCTTAGCCGTTTCGATTGCACAGCAACAAAACATTGAAGTAATTCCTTTAGTAGGTCCTTCTTCCATCCTTTTAGGTTTAATGGGATCTGGTTTTTCTGGCCAAAGCTTTGCCTTCATTGGCTATCTTCCTATCGACAAAGCCGCGCGCATTCGCAAAATAGAGCAATTAGATAGAGATGTGGACAAATGGGGTCAGACTCAAATCTTTATTGAAACTCCCTACCGAAACAATTCCCTTCTTCAAGATCTGATCGCACAATGTGCGCCTGATTCCTTCATTTGCATTGCGTGTGACATCACCGCACCCACCGGCTTTGTTCAAACAAAAAAGGCAAGCGATTGGGCCAAAGCACAGCCTGATTTACATAAAAAACCTTGTATCTTTCTTTTAGGTAAATAA
- a CDS encoding alpha/beta fold hydrolase, with the protein MKLFYRALGESGTPVIILHGIFGTSDNWLGFGKAISENHRVFLVDQRNHGQSPWGDEFNYEVMAADLLDFIQEHQLENPILIGHSMGGKVVMQFDLLHPGIASRIMIVDIAPKFYPVHHTHILEGLNSLDLTTLESRQAANEHLKRFEEKEGVRQFLLKNLYRNAEQQFAWRINLKVITKNIDVVGHELFVPATSNTETLFIKGADSHYIQPEDERYIAEIFPNFEVVEIPGAGHWVQADQPELFLQALQSYL; encoded by the coding sequence ATGAAATTATTCTATCGCGCACTTGGAGAATCGGGCACGCCGGTTATTATTCTACACGGCATTTTTGGGACCTCTGATAATTGGTTGGGTTTTGGAAAAGCGATCTCTGAAAATCACCGCGTATTTTTAGTAGACCAAAGAAACCACGGACAATCGCCCTGGGGAGACGAATTCAATTACGAGGTGATGGCGGCTGATCTATTGGATTTCATACAAGAACATCAATTAGAAAATCCTATTTTAATAGGCCACAGTATGGGAGGCAAGGTGGTCATGCAGTTTGATTTATTACATCCGGGTATCGCTTCTCGAATCATGATTGTCGATATCGCGCCAAAATTCTATCCGGTACACCATACGCACATTTTGGAAGGATTAAACAGCCTAGATTTAACAACACTAGAAAGTCGTCAAGCGGCCAATGAGCATTTGAAACGCTTTGAAGAAAAAGAAGGCGTGCGTCAATTCCTGCTAAAAAACCTTTACCGGAACGCGGAGCAGCAATTTGCGTGGCGAATTAATCTGAAAGTAATCACCAAAAACATTGATGTGGTGGGCCATGAATTATTCGTTCCTGCTACCTCGAATACCGAAACGTTATTCATTAAAGGAGCTGATTCCCATTACATTCAACCGGAAGACGAACGATACATTGCGGAAATTTTCCCTAATTTTGAAGTAGTGGAGATTCCTGGGGCGGGCCATTGGGTGCAAGCGGATCAACCGGAGCTATTTCTACAGGCGCTTCAATCATATTTATGA